One Mangrovimonas cancribranchiae DNA segment encodes these proteins:
- a CDS encoding ABC transporter ATP-binding protein, protein MLDVQNIVFSYNKSVILNHVSFKAKKGENIAIIGESGSGKSTLLKLIYGEYDLNSGHISWNNQPILGPKFNLVVGYDFMKYVTQEFDLMPFISVEENVGKHLSNFFPERKKDRINQLLEIVELSDFKSVKVKTLSGGQKQRVALARALAKAPEVILLDEPFSHIDSFKKRSLRRNVFNFLKQENITCLVATHDKNDVLGFADRVLVLQDQKIAFKDTVKSLYKNPNIPLVASFFCEHNNINGQLVYANQLTVVKKSNIEVAVKQSYFQGDYYLIEGIRNGVSIFFHYDTALQEGVNVFLKID, encoded by the coding sequence ATGCTTGATGTTCAAAATATTGTTTTTTCGTATAACAAATCCGTCATTTTAAACCATGTTAGTTTTAAGGCAAAAAAAGGTGAGAATATTGCTATTATAGGTGAAAGCGGTTCTGGAAAAAGCACACTATTAAAGCTTATTTATGGTGAATACGATTTAAATTCCGGCCATATTTCATGGAACAATCAACCTATTCTTGGTCCAAAATTTAACTTGGTAGTTGGTTACGATTTTATGAAATATGTTACTCAAGAATTCGATTTAATGCCTTTTATTTCCGTAGAAGAAAATGTTGGCAAACACCTTTCTAACTTCTTCCCTGAAAGAAAAAAAGACCGTATTAATCAACTTCTAGAGATTGTTGAATTAAGCGATTTTAAGAGCGTAAAAGTAAAAACCCTTAGCGGAGGTCAAAAACAACGTGTGGCACTTGCTAGAGCTTTAGCTAAAGCTCCTGAGGTTATATTACTAGACGAACCTTTTAGCCATATAGATAGTTTTAAAAAACGTAGCTTAAGACGTAATGTTTTTAATTTTTTAAAACAAGAAAACATTACCTGTTTGGTTGCCACGCACGATAAAAATGATGTTTTAGGCTTTGCCGATAGAGTTCTTGTTTTACAAGATCAAAAGATTGCCTTTAAAGATACCGTTAAAAGCCTTTATAAAAATCCTAACATCCCATTAGTGGCTTCTTTTTTTTGTGAACATAATAATATTAATGGACAATTAGTTTACGCCAACCAATTAACAGTAGTAAAAAAATCGAATATAGAGGTTGCGGTAAAACAGTCTTATTTTCAAGGAGATTATTATTTAATTGAGGGAATAAGAAACGGGGTTTCTATTTTCTTTCATTATGATACAGCGTTACAAGAAGGAGTAAATGTTTTTTTAAAAATCGATTAG
- a CDS encoding thymidine kinase codes for MFLENTVNHKEQFGWIEVICGSMFSGKTEELIRRLKRAKFARQKVEIFKPAIDVRYDEDMVVSHDSNEIRSTPVPAAANIPILADGCDVIGIDEAQFFDDEIVRVCNDLANKGIRVIVAGLDMDFKGNPFGPMPYLMATAEYVTKVHAICTKTGNLANYSYRKSKNDDLVLLGEVDEYEPLSRAAFFKSLQRDKVRNMNVNDAEDLSPEQTKNDTK; via the coding sequence ATGTTTCTCGAAAACACAGTAAATCATAAAGAACAATTTGGCTGGATAGAAGTTATTTGCGGATCTATGTTTTCTGGTAAAACAGAAGAGTTGATTCGTAGATTAAAACGTGCAAAATTTGCCAGACAAAAAGTAGAAATTTTTAAACCTGCTATTGATGTAAGGTATGATGAAGATATGGTGGTGTCTCACGACTCTAACGAAATTAGATCTACACCTGTTCCTGCTGCTGCCAATATTCCTATTCTTGCCGATGGTTGCGATGTTATAGGAATTGACGAAGCCCAGTTTTTCGATGATGAAATTGTACGCGTATGCAACGACTTGGCTAATAAAGGTATTCGTGTTATTGTTGCTGGTTTAGATATGGATTTTAAAGGTAATCCTTTTGGCCCTATGCCTTATTTAATGGCAACAGCAGAATATGTTACTAAAGTGCATGCTATTTGCACCAAAACAGGAAATCTTGCTAATTATAGCTATAGGAAATCAAAAAACGATGATTTAGTTTTACTTGGCGAGGTTGACGAATACGAACCTTTAAGTCGTGCCGCTTTTTTTAAATCATTGCAACGCGATAAGGTAAGAAATATGAATGTGAATGATGCCGAAGATCTGTCTCCTGAACAAACTAAAAATGATACCAAATAA
- a CDS encoding SO2930 family diheme c-type cytochrome has product MLKKYIFTPFILGITLLFSCSSDNNDYIEKPQDEQTSPVVFDIDNVPYQNLSDYHFFEGDISNLQPVYGVLPYNLINPLFSDYAKKQRFVWMPKNTSATYISDGDILDFPEGTVLIKNFYYTNVLPNDTKKIIETRLMIKKPTEWVFANYVWNNDQNEAYLDLDGSFEDFQWNDESGNLNTVNYRVPSGAECHTCHKYGEVSIPIGPKPRNLNTSYNYSDGVKNQIQKWREFGYLNDISSEDVNAMPSWKDTNVSLGLRARAYLDINCAHCHSEQAHCAYRPVRFDFESSENPTNQGVCIEPDTDLGVGLTHIVTPGNPSRSVMHYRISATDESVRMPLLGRTLVHQEGVTLIENWIASLNTNCN; this is encoded by the coding sequence ATGTTAAAAAAGTATATTTTCACCCCCTTTATTCTTGGAATTACGTTGCTTTTTTCGTGTTCCTCTGACAATAACGACTATATTGAAAAACCTCAAGATGAGCAAACATCTCCTGTGGTTTTTGATATAGATAATGTGCCTTATCAAAACCTTTCCGATTATCATTTTTTTGAAGGTGATATATCCAACCTTCAACCTGTTTATGGGGTTTTACCTTACAACTTAATCAATCCGTTATTTAGCGATTATGCTAAAAAACAGCGGTTTGTATGGATGCCCAAAAATACTTCTGCTACCTATATTTCCGACGGTGATATACTAGATTTTCCAGAAGGAACAGTTTTAATCAAAAACTTTTATTATACCAACGTACTTCCAAACGACACAAAAAAAATTATTGAAACCCGGTTAATGATAAAAAAGCCAACGGAATGGGTATTCGCAAATTATGTTTGGAATAACGATCAAAATGAGGCTTATCTTGATTTAGATGGAAGTTTTGAAGATTTTCAATGGAATGACGAGTCTGGAAATCTAAATACGGTAAACTACAGAGTGCCTTCTGGCGCAGAATGTCACACCTGCCATAAATATGGAGAAGTTTCTATTCCTATTGGGCCAAAACCAAGAAATTTAAATACAAGTTATAATTATTCAGATGGTGTAAAAAATCAAATCCAAAAATGGCGTGAATTTGGTTATCTGAACGATATCTCTTCTGAAGACGTCAACGCTATGCCGAGCTGGAAAGACACCAATGTTTCTTTAGGGTTAAGAGCTAGAGCCTATTTAGATATTAATTGTGCACATTGCCATTCAGAACAAGCACATTGTGCATATCGTCCTGTACGTTTCGATTTTGAATCTTCAGAAAACCCAACAAACCAAGGCGTTTGCATAGAACCCGACACCGACTTAGGCGTTGGTTTAACTCATATTGTAACCCCAGGGAATCCAAGTAGATCTGTAATGCATTATCGCATTAGCGCTACCGATGAATCTGTAAGAATGCCCCTTTTAGGAAGAACATTAGTACACCAAGAAGGTGTCACTTTAATAGAAAACTGGATAGCCAGTTTAAATACTAATTGCAACTAA
- the mscL gene encoding large conductance mechanosensitive channel protein MscL, with amino-acid sequence MLKEFKAFAMKGNLIDIAVGFVMGAAFNKVVTSFTGGIVSPLIGLIFNSDFKELKYIITEGVANAEGVIEGEVAVHWGAFLTNVIDFIIVAFVMFMVVKGANKMKKKEEPAPEAPKGPTDNELLSEIRDLLKK; translated from the coding sequence ATGTTAAAAGAATTTAAAGCATTTGCCATGAAAGGCAATTTAATCGACATTGCTGTTGGTTTTGTAATGGGTGCAGCATTCAACAAAGTTGTTACCTCTTTCACCGGTGGAATTGTTTCACCATTAATTGGTTTAATATTCAATTCAGACTTCAAAGAGTTAAAATATATTATCACAGAAGGTGTTGCCAATGCCGAAGGTGTTATAGAAGGTGAAGTTGCTGTACATTGGGGTGCTTTCCTCACAAATGTTATCGATTTTATTATTGTTGCTTTTGTTATGTTTATGGTTGTAAAAGGCGCTAATAAAATGAAGAAAAAAGAAGAGCCAGCTCCAGAGGCTCCTAAAGGCCCAACTGATAATGAACTATTATCTGAAATACGTGATTTGTTAAAAAAATAA
- a CDS encoding FAD-dependent oxidoreductase, whose product MTFSYWENTSWFSNIDFTIIGSGIVGLNCAISLKETYPKAKVLVLERGTLPQGASTKNAGFACFGSLSEMLDDLSCMKKKDVVNLVEKRHRGLKLLRERLTDNAIDYKHYGGYELFTKNDKLFNACYSKLEEVNQLLHPIFKANVFKVLQDKNKFQGINKNVIYNAFEGQINTGKMMSALLKKTHLKDILVLNNIEVTKFIEGNDKVYVNTKAFQFSTSKLFIATNGFASKLINEQVKPARAQVLITKPIKNLHIKGTFHLDKGFYYFRNIDNRILLGGGRNLDFKQEETFKFGQTRLVEYKLKELLKTVILPNTAHEVDYFWSGIMGIGSSKKVIVKQVSNNVFCGVRLGGMGVSIGSLIGEELAKFA is encoded by the coding sequence ATGACCTTCTCATATTGGGAAAATACATCCTGGTTTTCAAATATTGATTTTACTATTATTGGTAGTGGTATTGTTGGTTTAAATTGTGCTATTTCACTAAAAGAAACCTACCCAAAAGCTAAAGTACTTGTTTTAGAAAGAGGAACCTTGCCTCAAGGTGCTAGTACAAAAAATGCAGGATTTGCATGTTTTGGAAGCTTAAGTGAAATGTTAGACGACTTATCATGTATGAAGAAAAAAGATGTAGTAAACCTTGTTGAAAAGCGCCATAGAGGTTTAAAATTATTAAGAGAACGCCTTACAGATAATGCTATAGATTATAAACATTATGGCGGGTATGAATTATTCACAAAAAACGATAAACTATTTAACGCCTGTTATTCTAAATTAGAAGAAGTTAACCAACTTTTACATCCTATTTTTAAAGCAAATGTTTTTAAAGTACTCCAAGACAAGAACAAGTTTCAAGGTATAAATAAGAATGTTATATATAATGCTTTTGAGGGACAAATAAATACAGGAAAAATGATGTCAGCCTTATTAAAAAAAACACATTTAAAAGATATTCTAGTATTAAATAATATAGAAGTAACTAAATTTATAGAAGGTAACGACAAAGTTTATGTAAATACAAAAGCATTTCAATTTTCTACAAGTAAACTATTTATTGCTACTAATGGCTTTGCTTCAAAACTAATCAATGAGCAAGTAAAACCAGCAAGAGCTCAAGTGCTAATTACAAAGCCCATAAAAAACCTTCATATTAAAGGAACATTTCATTTAGACAAGGGGTTTTATTATTTTAGAAATATTGATAATAGAATCCTACTTGGTGGCGGAAGAAATTTAGATTTTAAGCAAGAAGAAACGTTTAAATTTGGTCAAACAAGACTTGTAGAATATAAACTTAAGGAGCTTTTGAAAACTGTTATTCTGCCAAATACAGCTCATGAAGTTGATTATTTTTGGTCTGGAATTATGGGGATTGGTTCTTCAAAGAAAGTAATTGTTAAACAGGTTTCAAATAATGTCTTTTGTGGTGTAAGGCTTGGAGGCATGGGTGTTTCCATAGGAAGCTTAATAGGAGAGGAGTTAGCTAAGTTTGCATAG
- a CDS encoding FG-GAP-like repeat-containing protein has product MKKQLLFILAILATCFANAQAGYTCNEAISVSAHDTNTVTVPGIIGTEIPAPICASNGSSGTSGGYWYIFQPSVSTTYTLTTDLSVNSGGDTRMHVYTGNCGSLTCVAGDDDSGDIGNGYLSYLEFNATSGTTYYIAFDDRWNAGGFEFMLTEGSQIPPPEPGDFVFIEDPGVSMTGGSSYAFVDMNNDGLDDLIRASSSSVDINYQTDTGFFYQSHPISADNSPSWSIAAGDLDANGYNDLVFGGGSGVSIITANSDGSAYSESYATTSYVFSQRSNFADINNDGNLDAFVCHDVDQNVYFINDGSGNVTFYQGASTAIPNGLGTHNSGGNYGTVWIDFDNDRDIDMFIAKCRGGDITHKINELWRNDGNGVFTNVADLGYYQSNYPEQGHNNSSNLGDPVQTWSSAWADYDNDGDMDVYVGASSSADGSHKFMINNGDGTFTDATATAGVGSAPYGIENAPGDFNNDGYVDILSNGQILLNDGDNSFTIYQTDMPPSGAIGDANDDGFLDVFRGSLYLNNGGNGNNYIKIKTVGTASNLNGIGARIELHTNSGTQIRDVRSGEGFEFMSSLNAHFGLGTETSINNVTIYWPSGTVDVFTDVDINALNVFVEGNSLSIEDETLTDLNIYPNPVENTIYFETKGDVINKIATVFDINGKIVQNERLEQNQLDVSNLSNGLYILRLEKNGKTITRKFVKK; this is encoded by the coding sequence ATGAAAAAACAACTACTTTTTATCCTTGCTATATTAGCAACTTGTTTTGCTAATGCTCAAGCAGGATATACTTGTAACGAAGCCATCTCTGTTTCGGCACACGACACCAATACGGTGACTGTTCCAGGTATTATAGGAACAGAGATACCTGCACCTATTTGTGCAAGTAACGGATCTTCTGGTACCTCAGGTGGCTATTGGTACATCTTCCAGCCATCAGTTTCTACTACTTATACCTTAACTACCGATTTATCAGTAAACTCTGGAGGAGATACACGTATGCATGTTTATACAGGAAACTGCGGATCATTAACTTGTGTTGCTGGTGATGATGATAGTGGTGATATTGGCAATGGGTATTTATCGTACTTAGAATTTAACGCCACTTCAGGAACAACATACTATATTGCTTTTGACGATAGATGGAATGCAGGTGGTTTTGAATTCATGCTAACAGAAGGGTCTCAAATTCCCCCACCAGAGCCTGGCGACTTTGTTTTTATTGAAGACCCTGGTGTTTCAATGACTGGCGGGTCTTCTTATGCTTTTGTAGATATGAACAATGACGGTTTAGACGATTTAATAAGAGCGTCCTCATCAAGCGTTGATATTAATTATCAAACAGACACTGGTTTCTTCTATCAATCGCACCCAATAAGTGCTGATAATAGCCCAAGCTGGAGTATTGCAGCAGGTGATTTAGATGCCAATGGATATAACGATTTAGTTTTTGGTGGTGGTAGTGGCGTTTCAATAATAACAGCTAATAGTGATGGTAGTGCGTATTCAGAAAGTTATGCTACTACTAGTTATGTGTTTTCACAACGTTCAAATTTTGCCGATATTAATAACGATGGTAATCTAGACGCCTTTGTATGCCATGATGTAGACCAAAATGTTTATTTTATAAATGATGGTAGTGGCAATGTTACCTTTTATCAAGGCGCATCTACCGCCATACCTAACGGTCTTGGTACACATAATAGTGGTGGTAATTACGGAACTGTTTGGATAGATTTTGATAACGACCGCGACATTGATATGTTTATTGCTAAATGTCGTGGTGGTGACATTACTCATAAAATTAACGAATTATGGCGTAATGATGGGAACGGTGTTTTTACCAATGTTGCAGATTTAGGTTATTACCAAAGCAATTATCCAGAACAAGGCCATAATAACAGTTCTAACCTTGGAGACCCAGTACAAACCTGGTCGTCTGCTTGGGCAGATTATGATAATGATGGCGATATGGATGTTTACGTAGGAGCTAGTTCATCTGCAGATGGATCACATAAATTTATGATTAATAATGGTGATGGCACATTTACTGATGCCACAGCAACTGCTGGTGTAGGCAGCGCTCCTTATGGTATAGAAAATGCTCCAGGAGATTTTAATAACGATGGGTACGTAGATATTTTAAGTAATGGACAAATTTTGCTAAACGATGGTGACAACTCTTTTACAATATACCAAACAGACATGCCGCCAAGCGGTGCTATTGGTGATGCCAATGATGATGGATTTTTAGATGTCTTTAGAGGTTCACTCTACTTAAACAATGGTGGAAATGGAAACAATTATATAAAAATTAAAACCGTTGGAACAGCTAGCAACCTTAATGGTATAGGCGCTAGAATAGAACTACATACAAACTCTGGCACACAAATTAGAGACGTAAGAAGTGGTGAAGGTTTTGAATTTATGAGCTCATTAAACGCCCATTTTGGACTTGGTACAGAAACTAGCATCAATAATGTAACCATTTATTGGCCTTCGGGAACTGTTGATGTGTTTACAGATGTAGATATTAATGCCCTAAATGTTTTTGTAGAAGGAAACTCTTTATCTATTGAAGATGAAACACTAACAGATTTAAATATCTATCCAAATCCAGTAGAAAACACTATTTACTTTGAAACTAAAGGAGACGTTATTAATAAAATAGCTACCGTTTTTGATATTAATGGTAAAATTGTTCAAAACGAACGACTAGAACAAAACCAATTAGATGTTTCAAATCTATCAAATGGCCTATACATTTTAAGGCTTGAGAAAAACGGAAAAACTATTACCCGAAAATTTGTGAAGAAATAA
- a CDS encoding aspartate-semialdehyde dehydrogenase — translation MKVAVVGATGMVGEVMLKVLQERNFPVDELIPVASEKSVGKTITFKDKDYSVVGLATAVGLKPDIALFSAGGSTSLEWAPKFAEVGTTVIDNSSAWRMDQTKKLIVPEINANTLTKNDKIIANPNCSTIQMVMALAPLHEKYTIKRIVVSTYQSVSGTGVKAVQQLENEMQGTKGDMAYPYQIHRNAIPHCDVFEDNGYTKEEMKLVRETQKILNDKTIAVTATAVRIPTSGGHSESVNIQFENDYNIEDVKHILSQTKGVILQDNPSSNTYPMAIHAHGKDDVFVGRLRRDESLPNTLNMWIVADNLRKGAATNTVQIAEFLKNQALI, via the coding sequence ATGAAAGTAGCAGTTGTGGGCGCCACAGGTATGGTAGGTGAAGTTATGTTAAAAGTCTTACAGGAAAGAAATTTCCCTGTAGATGAGTTAATTCCTGTAGCATCAGAAAAAAGTGTAGGCAAAACAATTACATTTAAAGATAAAGACTATTCTGTTGTTGGACTTGCAACAGCTGTTGGCCTAAAACCAGATATCGCTTTATTTTCGGCAGGTGGGAGCACATCGTTAGAATGGGCACCAAAATTTGCTGAAGTTGGAACAACTGTTATCGATAATTCTTCGGCATGGAGAATGGATCAAACTAAAAAGTTAATTGTTCCAGAAATTAATGCTAATACATTAACAAAAAACGACAAAATAATAGCCAACCCAAACTGTTCTACCATACAAATGGTTATGGCTTTAGCGCCTTTACATGAAAAATATACCATTAAGCGCATTGTTGTATCAACCTATCAGTCTGTTTCTGGAACTGGTGTTAAAGCGGTTCAGCAGTTAGAAAATGAAATGCAAGGCACTAAAGGAGACATGGCTTATCCATACCAAATACACCGTAATGCCATACCGCATTGCGATGTTTTTGAAGACAATGGCTATACTAAAGAAGAAATGAAGCTAGTTCGTGAAACACAAAAAATTTTAAATGACAAAACGATTGCTGTAACGGCTACAGCAGTTAGAATTCCAACCTCTGGCGGACATAGCGAATCTGTAAATATTCAGTTTGAAAACGATTATAATATAGAAGATGTAAAACATATTTTATCACAAACTAAAGGTGTTATTTTACAAGACAACCCTAGCTCGAATACGTATCCAATGGCAATTCATGCTCATGGAAAAGACGATGTTTTTGTTGGGCGATTAAGACGAGACGAATCGCTACCTAACACATTAAATATGTGGATTGTTGCTGATAATTTAAGAAAAGGAGCAGCTACAAACACCGTACAAATTGCCGAGTTTTTAAAAAATCAAGCACTTATATAA
- the alr gene encoding alanine racemase, translating into MIPNNKIRETTLFIDFNALQHNYSYLKSKLQPNTKFLAVVKAFAYGNDAQAVAKKLQTLGVDYFAVAYTSEGVALRDAGITKPILVLHPQSVNFKTIIQHSLEPSLYSDFVLNEFIQVATQLNQSNYPIHLKFNTGLNRLGFNIENVTKIASILKTSNAVKTVSLFSHLAASEDLNEKAFTLSQINSFNNICSTFKNKTGYMPWRHICNTSGILNYPEAHFDMVRSGIGLYGFGNSTKENKHFLPIGTLKTLISQIHTLKPGESLGYNRGYIAQKTTKTATLPIGHADGIGRQHGHGKGYALINGKRAYIIGNVCMDMIMVDVTHIDCQEGDSVILFDKNYTAEDFGLTTETISYEVITNISKRIKRVFIE; encoded by the coding sequence ATGATACCAAATAATAAAATAAGGGAAACCACTTTATTTATTGATTTTAATGCATTACAACACAATTACAGTTATTTAAAATCAAAACTGCAACCTAACACAAAATTCTTAGCCGTTGTTAAAGCATTTGCTTATGGTAATGATGCACAAGCTGTGGCAAAAAAACTACAAACTCTAGGTGTTGACTACTTTGCTGTAGCTTACACTAGCGAAGGTGTTGCCTTAAGAGATGCCGGAATAACCAAACCTATTTTAGTATTACACCCGCAATCTGTAAATTTTAAAACTATTATACAGCATTCCCTAGAACCTAGTCTTTATAGTGATTTTGTTTTAAATGAATTTATACAAGTTGCTACACAACTCAATCAGAGCAACTATCCTATTCACCTTAAATTTAATACAGGGCTTAATCGTTTAGGATTCAATATTGAAAATGTTACAAAAATTGCCTCAATATTAAAAACTTCTAACGCTGTTAAAACAGTATCCTTATTTTCACATTTAGCGGCAAGTGAAGACCTAAACGAAAAAGCCTTTACACTATCGCAAATAAATAGCTTTAATAACATCTGTTCTACTTTTAAAAACAAAACAGGCTACATGCCTTGGCGACATATTTGTAATACATCAGGAATTTTAAACTATCCCGAAGCCCATTTTGATATGGTAAGGAGCGGTATTGGTTTATACGGTTTTGGTAACTCTACTAAAGAAAACAAACACTTTTTACCTATTGGAACACTAAAAACATTAATATCTCAAATTCATACTTTAAAACCTGGCGAAAGCTTAGGCTATAACAGAGGCTATATTGCGCAAAAAACCACAAAAACGGCCACTTTACCCATTGGTCATGCCGATGGTATAGGAAGACAACACGGTCACGGTAAAGGTTATGCTCTTATAAATGGTAAAAGAGCTTACATTATTGGAAATGTATGTATGGATATGATTATGGTTGATGTTACCCATATTGATTGCCAAGAAGGTGATAGCGTTATTCTATTTGATAAAAATTATACAGCCGAAGATTTTGGGCTAACCACAGAAACCATTTCTTACGAGGTAATAACCAATATTTCAAAACGAATAAAACGAGTTTTTATAGAATAA